One stretch of Alcaligenes aquatilis DNA includes these proteins:
- a CDS encoding YicC/YloC family endoribonuclease yields MIRSMTAFGSAKAESEAGTLNIEMRSVNNRFLDLNLRLPEELRFAENLLRELAAKGVQRGKLELRVNFARSGTDQQRNLDMEAVERTAQMLQVARVAIPDLPAPELHTLLSNQSGNNSGMDPQVWLPMVSEAFEAALLDFQATREREGQRLAQAMLAIRQDISAIVDEVEQHLPAILTEQKNKIATRLHDALLQASPDGFALISGQELSARVAQEAAVFSLRIDVAEEIARLRSHLTELELILNGDTSVASNKKSTRQGSTGKRLDFLFQEMNREANTLGSKAGSMDVTRASIDLKLCIEQLREQTQNIE; encoded by the coding sequence ATGATCCGTAGCATGACCGCGTTTGGCAGTGCCAAGGCCGAGTCCGAAGCAGGCACCCTCAATATCGAGATGCGCAGCGTTAATAACCGCTTTCTGGACCTGAATCTGCGTCTGCCCGAAGAGCTGCGCTTTGCGGAGAATCTGCTGCGCGAGCTGGCTGCAAAGGGCGTGCAGCGCGGCAAGCTGGAATTGCGGGTCAACTTTGCCCGTAGTGGCACGGATCAGCAACGAAACCTGGACATGGAAGCAGTCGAGCGCACGGCGCAGATGCTGCAAGTAGCACGTGTTGCCATTCCAGACCTGCCTGCGCCCGAGTTGCATACCTTGTTGAGCAATCAAAGCGGCAATAATTCGGGCATGGACCCGCAAGTCTGGCTACCCATGGTCAGTGAGGCGTTTGAGGCTGCCTTGCTGGATTTTCAGGCCACCCGAGAACGTGAAGGCCAGCGTCTGGCACAAGCCATGCTGGCTATTCGTCAAGACATAAGCGCCATTGTGGACGAGGTCGAACAGCACCTGCCCGCAATCCTGACAGAGCAAAAGAACAAGATTGCTACTCGTCTGCATGACGCCTTGCTGCAAGCCAGCCCAGACGGCTTTGCCCTGATTTCGGGCCAAGAGCTGTCTGCCCGCGTTGCCCAGGAAGCGGCTGTCTTCTCTCTGCGTATTGATGTGGCCGAGGAAATCGCCCGCCTGCGTTCGCATTTGACCGAGCTGGAGCTGATTCTGAACGGCGATACCAGTGTGGCGTCCAACAAGAAAAGTACCCGCCAAGGCAGCACCGGTAAGCGTTTGGACTTCTTGTTCCAGGAGATGAACCGTGAGGCCAATACCTTGGGCTCCAAGGCTGGCAGCATGGATGTGACACGTGCCTCTATCGACCTGAAGCTGTGTATTGAGCAACTGCGCGAACAAACCCAAAACATCGAGTAA
- the nudC gene encoding NAD(+) diphosphatase: MNFIFRGNEILVSSQEGQALIPAKPALDLAPAQWHALFPGEDCQDFACHVAVQTPAPDGFIFRPLRGVLSQLGDQASLVNRAFQVSEWARSHRYCGVCGSAMERVKHELCFRCTSCGFSAYPRISPAMMVLIRDKDRILLACHSTYATARYTALAGFVEAGENLEEAIHREVMEEVGLRVDRIQYFGSQSWPFPHSLMVAYTAEYAGGDLRIQADEINDARWFGPGDALPDLPHTDSIAGRLIRANLPGQAQR, translated from the coding sequence ATGAATTTCATTTTTCGTGGAAATGAAATATTGGTCAGCAGCCAGGAAGGGCAAGCCTTGATTCCCGCCAAACCCGCTCTGGATTTAGCTCCGGCGCAATGGCATGCTCTTTTTCCGGGCGAGGATTGTCAGGATTTTGCCTGCCACGTCGCCGTCCAGACCCCGGCTCCAGATGGCTTTATCTTTCGTCCCTTGCGCGGCGTGCTCTCGCAGTTGGGCGATCAAGCCAGTCTGGTGAACCGGGCTTTTCAAGTCTCAGAATGGGCACGTAGTCATCGTTACTGTGGGGTGTGCGGCTCCGCCATGGAACGCGTCAAGCATGAGCTGTGTTTTCGCTGCACTTCCTGTGGCTTCTCGGCCTACCCCCGAATCTCCCCGGCCATGATGGTGCTGATCCGCGACAAGGACCGTATCTTGTTGGCCTGCCACTCTACGTATGCCACGGCGCGTTACACCGCCTTGGCTGGTTTCGTGGAAGCTGGTGAGAATCTGGAAGAAGCCATTCACCGCGAGGTGATGGAGGAGGTGGGACTGCGCGTGGACCGTATCCAGTATTTCGGCAGTCAGTCCTGGCCTTTTCCACATTCTTTGATGGTGGCTTATACCGCCGAATATGCGGGCGGTGATTTGCGTATCCAGGCTGACGAGATCAATGACGCGCGCTGGTTTGGCCCGGGTGATGCCTTGCCGGATCTGCCCCATACCGATTCCATTGCGGGTCGTTTGATTCGGGCCAATCTACCGGGCCAGGCCCAGCGTTAA
- a CDS encoding MarR family winged helix-turn-helix transcriptional regulator gives MSKTSVSIPDSCVETNLAFQMASIIYKLDQTLRSTTLREHNMTYVHFRVLQYLWDEDGRSIGEIAKAIVVHQPVLSRVIDQMQERELVQRRADENDSRYMRVYLSETGRERYAQVWPAAKAMIDNALSVLSPDEREDFGRMLRHVAAHLAT, from the coding sequence ATGAGCAAAACTTCCGTTTCCATCCCTGATAGCTGTGTAGAAACCAATCTGGCCTTCCAGATGGCAAGCATTATCTACAAGTTGGACCAAACGCTAAGATCGACCACCTTGCGTGAGCACAATATGACTTATGTGCATTTTCGGGTCTTGCAATATCTGTGGGATGAAGACGGGCGCAGCATCGGTGAAATTGCCAAGGCCATTGTCGTGCATCAGCCGGTCTTGAGCCGGGTAATTGATCAAATGCAAGAGCGTGAATTGGTTCAGCGTCGCGCAGACGAAAACGACAGTCGCTATATGCGTGTGTACCTGAGCGAAACGGGCCGCGAACGCTATGCGCAAGTCTGGCCCGCCGCCAAGGCAATGATTGATAACGCCCTGTCCGTGCTCAGTCCTGATGAGCGCGAAGACTTTGGCCGCATGCTGCGCCATGTTGCCGCGCATCTGGCGACCTGA